A section of the Lepus europaeus isolate LE1 chromosome 19, mLepTim1.pri, whole genome shotgun sequence genome encodes:
- the LOC133747607 gene encoding binder of sperm protein homolog 2-like produces MEAMSGLLGLVCRLWLAVCVIRLKADLITHLNLPKPDIPSTPCVFPFTYADVTHYNCISVHSDFDWCSLDGQFQGRWRYCLSSDPPQCTFPFFFKKKVFYQCTKEDYILNRSWCSLTKNYNKDKKWKQCSPRK; encoded by the exons ATGGAGGCAATGAGCGGGCTGCTGGGCCTGGTGTGCCGGCTGTGGCTGGCCGTCTGCGTGATCCGGCTGAAGGCGG attTGATTACCCACTTAAATCTTCCAAAACCAG ACATTCCTTCCACCCCGTGCGTCTTTCCATTCACCTATGCCGACGTGACGCACTACAACTGCATCTCTGTCCACAGCGACTTTGACTGGTGTTCTCTGGACGGTCAGTTCCAGGGCAGGTGGCGGTACTGCCTGTCCAGTG ATCCCCCCCAGTGCACTTTTCCCTTCTTCTTCAAAAAGAAGGTCTTTTACCAGTGCACCAAGGAGGACTACATTCTGAACCGGAGCTGGTGTTCACTGACGAAAAACTACAACAAAGACAAGAAATGGAAGCAGTGTTCCCCTCGGAAGTAA